In the Caenorhabditis elegans chromosome X genome, one interval contains:
- the F28H6.8 gene encoding Ovule protein (Partially confirmed by transcript evidence), whose amino-acid sequence MPLFSYFLQKLRSFKNTSVSHGFKQNPNTVWSHPISHPSNESPSACKTHSEMILKPLCRQKRLYRMKSQTHQFQSVQSDVKYRMMSTKLSKQKRMNTFYKKKLVDLNRKNSN is encoded by the exons ATGCCACTGTTCAGCTATTTCCTTCAAAAACTGAGATCTTTCAAGAAT acaagtGTTTCTCAtggttttaaacaaaatccaaACACTGTCTGGAGTCATCCCATTTCTCACCCTTCCAATGAATCTCCATCAGCCTGCAAAACACATTCGGAAATGATTCTCAAACCGCTTTGTCGTCAAAAGCGATTGTACAGAATGAAATCTCAAACTCATCAATTTCAAAGCGTTCAGTCGGATGTCAAGTACAGAATGATGTCTACTAAACTTTCCAAGCAGAAAAGGATGAACACATTCTACAAGAAGAAGCTGGTCGATTTGaatcgcaaaaattcaaactaa
- the nkat-1 gene encoding Aminotransferase class I/classII large domain-containing protein (Confirmed by transcript evidence) has protein sequence MLTNFARQPSENVGEHQESIWVEFGKLAIENKAVSLGQGFPDSPAPKFVTEILKDIASHPEKIESHQYTRAFGHPDLVGILSKIYSYFYGVNVNATDDILITVGAYNALYYSFLGWISKGDEVIIIEPAFDCYFPQVKFAGGTPISVVMKLKEGSKSASQFTIDFEELEKKINKRTKMIVINNPHNPTGKLFSREELQHIAELARNYDLIVVADEVYEFHVSQPKEMIRFASLPGMYERTISIGSAGKALSVTGWKLGWAIGPQHLLSPLKTISQNCVYTCPTPIQLAIARAFQQDWPKFMENPNQSYLATGLPKEVMQKRKILANMLEKANFQTILPEAGFFMLAECKLPMKSFSFSPIVGKDPLDVQYSKWLCREKKLAVIPFSIFFSSKDQKHLSGRFVRLCFFKKDTTLQAAEKIFKTFENNDEKILERPVKL, from the exons ATGTTGACGAATTTTGCGAGACAACCATCTGAAAACGTCGGGGAGCATCAGGAGTCGATTTG GGTAGAGTTCGGAAAACTTGCCATCGAAAATAAGGCGGTGAGCCTTGGCCAAGGATTCCCAGATTCACCAGCACCAAAATTTGTCACTGAGATCTTAAAGGACATCGCTAGTCATCCGGAGAAAATTGAGTCGCATCAGTATACGCGAGCGTTTGGCCATCCAGACTTGGTTGGGATTCTCTCCAAAATTTACTCTTATTTCTACGGTGTGAACGTTAACGCAACCGATGATATCCTGATTACCGTCGGCGCCTACAATGCCCTGTACTATTCATTCCTCGGGTGGATTAGTAAAGGAGACGAAGTTATCA TCATCGAGCCAGCCTTCGATTGCTACTTTCCACAAGTGAAGTTTGCTGGAGGAACTCCAATTTCTGTTGTTATGAAGTTGAAAGAAGGCTCAAAGAGCGCTTCTCAATTCACGATTGACTTCGAAGAGCTTGAgaagaaaatcaacaaaagaacaaaaatgatTGTAATTAACAATCCTCATAATCCAAccggaaaacttttttctcgtgAAGAGTTACAGCACATTGCCGAACTTGCTCGTAACTACGATCTCATTGTAGTTGCTGATGAAGTTTACGAGTTCCATGTATCTCAGCCGAAAGAAATGATTCGATTTg CAAGCCTTCCTGGAATGTACGAACGAACAATTTCAATTGGAAGCGCCGGAAAAGCGTTATCTGTAACCGGCTGGAAACTCGGATGGGCAATCGGACCACAACATCTCCTCTCCCcgttgaaaacaatttctcaaaattgtgttTACACGTGTCCGACTCCTATTCAATTGGCAATTGCACGTGCCTTTCAACAGGATTGGCCTAAATTCATGGAGAATCCAAACCAGTCGTATTTGGCAACCGGCTTGCCCAAAGAAGTTATGCAGAAAAGGAAGATTTTGGCAAACATGCTGGAAAAAGCCAATTTCCAAACAATTCTTCCAGAGGCTGGATTTTTCATGCTCGCAGAGTGCAAGCTGCCAATGA aatctttCAGTTTCTCTCCCATTGTCGGGAAAGATCCACTGGATGTTCAGTATTCAAAGTGGCTGTGTCGCGAGAAGAAACTTGCCGTGATTCCcttcagtatttttttctcatctaaAGATCAGAAGCATCTCAGTGGAAGATTTGTTCGACTCTGTTTTTTCAAGAAAGACACAACTCTTCAGGCTGcagagaaaattttcaaaactttcgaaaacaATGATGAGAAGATTTTGGAACGACCTGTCAAACTTTAa
- the ceh-89 gene encoding Homeodomain-only protein (Confirmed by transcript evidence): MAPSKRSSKKSRTKNVRRETENSKTQKQSTRNLPNRACKLKSLPATTKSHSDSADQTLGIERSRREDSSSSELSECYSAQNYLIQNAYYSEKYAPAIIHKLLPAFEANKNPNNDEILEIMADTGLSRKEVRRWFQWRNGTNFRIVRPVTEEQKKRAAERERSRAHLKVDLEQDPI; encoded by the exons ATGGCTCCATCAAAAAGAAGTTCGAAAAAGTCACGCACA aaaaatgtcagGAGAGAGacggaaaactcaaaaactcagAAACAATCAACACGGAATCTTCCGAAC agaGCTTGCAAACTGAAATCACTTCCAGCTACAACAAAGTCACATTCGGATTCA GCAGATCAAACACTTGGAATCGAAAGATCAAGACGTGAAGATTCTTCGTCATCCGAATTATCCGAATGTTACTCTGCACAGAATTATTTG ATTCAAAACGCGTACTACTCGGAAAAATATGCTCCAGCTATCATACACAAATTGCTTCCTGCCTTTGAGgcaaacaaaaatccaaacaacgatgaaattttggaaataatggCAGATACAGGATTATCTCGAAAagaa GTTCGTCGCTGGTTCCAATGGCGTAATGGCACAAACTTCAGAATTGTTAGGCCAGTGACTGAGGAGCAGAAAAAACGGGCTGCTGAACGAGAAAGAAGCAGAGCTCATTTGAAAGTGGACCTGGAACAG gaccCGATCTGA
- the akt-2 gene encoding Serine/threonine-protein kinase akt-2 (Confirmed by transcript evidence) — protein sequence MSTENAHLQKEDIVIESWLHKKGEHIRNWRPRYFILFRDGTLLGFRSKPKEDQPLPEPLNNFMIRDAATVCLDKPRPNMFIVRCLQWTTVIERTFYADSADFRQMWIEAIQAVSSHNRLKENAGNTSMQEEDTNGNPSGESDVNMDATSTRSDNDFESTVMNIDEPEEVPRKNTVTMDDFDFLKVLGQGTFGKVILCREKSSDKLYAIKIIRKEMVVDRSEVAHTLTENRVLYACVHPFLTLLKYSFQAQYHICFVMEFANGGELFTHLQRCKTFSEARTRFYGSEIILALGYLHHRNIVYRDMKLENLLLDRDGHIKITDFGLCKEEIKYGDKTSTFCGTPEYLAPEVIEDIDYDRSVDWWGVGVVMYEMMCGRLPFSAKENGKLFELITTCDLKFPNRLSPEAVTLLSGLLERVPAKRLGAGPDDAREVSRAEFFKDVDWEATLRKEVEPPFKPNVMSETDTSFFDREFTSMPVQLTPPRRGEELPTVDEEEELQANFIQFASYYVSGSLERSYDTNRSADKYEIR from the exons ATGTCTACTGAAAACGCCCATCTACAAAAAGAAGACATTGTTATTGAAAGTTGGCTTCACAAGAAAGGAGAGCACATTCGTAATTGGCGCCCCAG GTACTTCATCTTGTTTCGAGATGGAACGTTGCTTGGATTCCGGTCAAAGCCAAAGGAAGATCAGCCGTTACCAGAGCCACTGAATAATTTTATGATTAGAGACGCAGCG ACGGTTTGCCTTGACAAACCTCGACCAAATATGTTTATCGTGCGATGTCTCCAATGGACCACTGTCATTGAACGCACATTTTATGCGGATAGCGCCGACTTCCGTCAGATGTGGATTGAAGCAATTCAAGCTGTATCCAGTCACAATCGTTTGAAAGAAAATGCAGGAAATACCAGCATGCAGGAGGAAGATACTAATGGA aatccGTCTGGAGAAAGTGATGTGAACATGGACGCAACAAGCACCCGTTCGGATAATGATTTTGAGTCAACTGTAATGAATATCGACGAACCAGAGGAAGttccaagaaaaaatacaGTG aCGATGGACGATTTTGACTTCCTCAAAGTTCTCGGTCAAGGAACCTTCGGAAAAGTTATTTTGTGCAGGGAGAAAAGTTCTGATAAGCTCTACGCCATTAAGATTATCAGAAAAGAAATGGTCGTTGATCGTTCTGAGGTGGCCCAcactttgactgaaaatcgagTTCTGTATGCTTGCGTTCACCCTTTTCTCACG ctacTTAAATACAGTTTCCAAGCACAATATCACATCTGTTTTGTGATGGAGTTTGCAAATGGTGGCGAGCTGTTCACCCATCTTCAGAGGTGCAAAACATTCAGCGAAGCACGAACAAGATTTTATGGATCGGAAATCATACTTGCTCTTGGATACCTTCATCACAGAAATATTGTGTATCGTGATATGAAA CTCGAAAATTTGCTTCTCGACAGAGATGGTCACATCAAAATCACTGACTTTGGGTTGTGCAAAGAGGAAATCAAATATGGAGATAAAACAAGCACCTTTTGCGGAACACCAGAATACCTTGCACCAGAG GTTATCGAAGACATCGACTATGACCGTAGTGTTGACTGGTGGGGAGTCGGAGTGGTCATGTACGAAATGATGTGTGGACGGcttccattttcagcaaagGAGAACGGCAAACTCTTCGAACTAATTACGACATGTGATTTGAAGTTCCCGAATAGGTTAAGCCCAGAAGCCGTAACATTACTATCTGGACTACTCGAAAGGGTCCCAGCTAAGCGGCTTGGTGCCGGTCCTGATGATGCACGTGAAGTTTCGAgagctgaatttttcaaagatgtGGATTGGGAAGCAACATTAAGAAAAGAAGTCGAACCTCCATTTAAGCCAAATGTGATGTCTGAAACGGACACGAGTTTCTTTGACAGA GAGTTCACATCAATGCCGGTCCAACTGACGCCTCCACGTAGAGGGGAAGAACTTCCGACAGTTGATGAGGAAGAAGAATTACAAGCCAACTTCATACAATTTGCGTCATACTACGTGTCGGGAAGCTTGGAACGATCTTATGATACGAACAGAAGCGCTGACAAATACGAAATAAGatga
- the akt-2 gene encoding Serine/threonine-protein kinase akt-2 (Confirmed by transcript evidence), with the protein MSTENAHLQKEDIVIESWLHKKGEHIRNWRPRYFILFRDGTLLGFRSKPKEDQPLPEPLNNFMIRDAATVCLDKPRPNMFIVRCLQWTTVIERTFYADSADFRQMWIEAIQAVSSHNRLKENAGNTSMQEEDTNGNPSGESDVNMDATSTRSDNDFESTVMNIDEPEEVPRKNTVTMDDFDFLKVLGQGTFGKVILCREKSSDKLYAIKIIRKEMVVDRSEVAHTLTENRVLYACVHPFLTLLKYSFQAQYHICFVMEFANGGELFTHLQRCKTFSEARTRFYGSEIILALGYLHHRNIVYRDMKLENLLLDRDGHIKITDFGLCKEEIKYGDKTSTFCGTPEYLAPEVIEDIDYDRSVDWWGVGVVMYEMMCGRLPFSAKENGKLFELITTCDLKFPNRLSPEAVTLLSGLLERVPAKRLGAGPDDAREVSRAEFFKDVDWEATLRKEVEPPFKPNVMSETDTSFFDRVRYVSILLKVSEAI; encoded by the exons ATGTCTACTGAAAACGCCCATCTACAAAAAGAAGACATTGTTATTGAAAGTTGGCTTCACAAGAAAGGAGAGCACATTCGTAATTGGCGCCCCAG GTACTTCATCTTGTTTCGAGATGGAACGTTGCTTGGATTCCGGTCAAAGCCAAAGGAAGATCAGCCGTTACCAGAGCCACTGAATAATTTTATGATTAGAGACGCAGCG ACGGTTTGCCTTGACAAACCTCGACCAAATATGTTTATCGTGCGATGTCTCCAATGGACCACTGTCATTGAACGCACATTTTATGCGGATAGCGCCGACTTCCGTCAGATGTGGATTGAAGCAATTCAAGCTGTATCCAGTCACAATCGTTTGAAAGAAAATGCAGGAAATACCAGCATGCAGGAGGAAGATACTAATGGA aatccGTCTGGAGAAAGTGATGTGAACATGGACGCAACAAGCACCCGTTCGGATAATGATTTTGAGTCAACTGTAATGAATATCGACGAACCAGAGGAAGttccaagaaaaaatacaGTG aCGATGGACGATTTTGACTTCCTCAAAGTTCTCGGTCAAGGAACCTTCGGAAAAGTTATTTTGTGCAGGGAGAAAAGTTCTGATAAGCTCTACGCCATTAAGATTATCAGAAAAGAAATGGTCGTTGATCGTTCTGAGGTGGCCCAcactttgactgaaaatcgagTTCTGTATGCTTGCGTTCACCCTTTTCTCACG ctacTTAAATACAGTTTCCAAGCACAATATCACATCTGTTTTGTGATGGAGTTTGCAAATGGTGGCGAGCTGTTCACCCATCTTCAGAGGTGCAAAACATTCAGCGAAGCACGAACAAGATTTTATGGATCGGAAATCATACTTGCTCTTGGATACCTTCATCACAGAAATATTGTGTATCGTGATATGAAA CTCGAAAATTTGCTTCTCGACAGAGATGGTCACATCAAAATCACTGACTTTGGGTTGTGCAAAGAGGAAATCAAATATGGAGATAAAACAAGCACCTTTTGCGGAACACCAGAATACCTTGCACCAGAG GTTATCGAAGACATCGACTATGACCGTAGTGTTGACTGGTGGGGAGTCGGAGTGGTCATGTACGAAATGATGTGTGGACGGcttccattttcagcaaagGAGAACGGCAAACTCTTCGAACTAATTACGACATGTGATTTGAAGTTCCCGAATAGGTTAAGCCCAGAAGCCGTAACATTACTATCTGGACTACTCGAAAGGGTCCCAGCTAAGCGGCTTGGTGCCGGTCCTGATGATGCACGTGAAGTTTCGAgagctgaatttttcaaagatgtGGATTGGGAAGCAACATTAAGAAAAGAAGTCGAACCTCCATTTAAGCCAAATGTGATGTCTGAAACGGACACGAGTTTCTTTGACAGAGTACGTTACGTTTCAAttcttttgaaagtttcagaagCAATATGA
- the ceh-90 gene encoding Homeobox domain-containing protein (Partially confirmed by transcript evidence) — MEKSKKTRQNFKIAELGLLKESFEKDSHPGTSEMNRLAGLLNRNEAQINRWFKAMRVKVKKASLKVSSQAQYRLENMKLLSNVPETFNVAGPSNSKMVLLEAYMNTVRQTSSVVGQSSSEMHTTPIVPIIQANNDLLTVKPQAPPNQSIGRKSFIPFTIDNILS; from the exons ATGGAG aagaGTAAAAAAACgagacaaaattttaaaatagccGAGTTAGGGCTTCTGAAGGAGTCGTTTGAAAAAGACTCACACCCTGGAACTTCTGAAATGAATCGTCTTGCTGGTTTATTGAATCGAAACGAAGCTCAG attaatcgCTGGTTCAAGGCAATGAGAGTAAAAGTGAAAAAGGCTTCCTTAAAG GTGTCATCGCAAGCTCAATACCGATTGGAGAACATGAAACTATTAAGCAATGTTCCGGAAACTTTTAATGTTGCAGGACCGTCAAACAGTAAAATG GTACTTCTGGAAGCTTACATGAACACTGTTCGGCAAACTTCGAGTGTTGTTGGGCAATCAAGCAGTGAAAtg CATACAACTCCTATTGTTCCAATTATTCAAGCCAACAATGATCTGCTCACTGTCAAACCACAAGCTCCACCCAATCAGAGTATCGGACGCAAATCATTCATACCCTTCACAATTGACAATATTCTCTCGTAG
- the ceh-90 gene encoding Homeobox domain-containing protein (Partially confirmed by transcript evidence): protein MEKSKKTRQNFKIAELGLLKESFEKDSHPGTSEMNRLAGLLNRNEAQINRWFKAMRVKVKKASLKMSREVTSQSGSNVELLGSSIVPEPPSSEIVSSQAQYRLENMKLLSNVPETFNVAGPSNSKMVLLEAYMNTVRQTSSVVGQSSSEMHTTPIVPIIQANNDLLTVKPQAPPNQSIGRKSFIPFTIDNILS from the exons ATGGAG aagaGTAAAAAAACgagacaaaattttaaaatagccGAGTTAGGGCTTCTGAAGGAGTCGTTTGAAAAAGACTCACACCCTGGAACTTCTGAAATGAATCGTCTTGCTGGTTTATTGAATCGAAACGAAGCTCAG attaatcgCTGGTTCAAGGCAATGAGAGTAAAAGTGAAAAAGGCTTCCTTAAAG atgtCGAGAGAAGTTACAAGCCAATCGGGAAGCAATGTAGAACTCCTGGGATCTTCGATTGTTCCCGAGCCACCGAGTAGTGAAata GTGTCATCGCAAGCTCAATACCGATTGGAGAACATGAAACTATTAAGCAATGTTCCGGAAACTTTTAATGTTGCAGGACCGTCAAACAGTAAAATG GTACTTCTGGAAGCTTACATGAACACTGTTCGGCAAACTTCGAGTGTTGTTGGGCAATCAAGCAGTGAAAtg CATACAACTCCTATTGTTCCAATTATTCAAGCCAACAATGATCTGCTCACTGTCAAACCACAAGCTCCACCCAATCAGAGTATCGGACGCAAATCATTCATACCCTTCACAATTGACAATATTCTCTCGTAG
- the lgc-25 gene encoding Acetylcholine receptor-like protein cup-4 (Confirmed by transcript evidence) → MTLTQLLLIGILVIWHLDNQVCGLSKEQQLEKQLMVKYNYKVRPVKSEATVTQVNVFLSIAHVEKVDEHEQTALVHGHIWATWIDEYMQWDAKKENVTKLTISAHSLWQPALALYNSARGNSWHLYMGAMPATVYSTGKVWSTGTFSFYVTCQFDFTNWPFDQQSCPIVIADWVYNLNQVNLSDPYILKEYGKPSIRLSYDPIEKSDKRHVAGWEVMDAWKKHCYWGPKGCKEEQPEGEAEWYWSLLEFGIILRRHLPYFSLSILFPMAGTSLILLLCFWIETHSICFFTIMLNIILQSYYGSSLLAKMPPGSGRTPKIVHLYNMNLLLSAVQFVLIVFSEFLRLRLPKKFELDLGFDIIGVPQRFGVDKLFTQKGLSFDPQELFSNVYSTRTLEEILEQGGGSSSTSVGIGNPLHEDITSFQKSSDSSVLIDIPMTSEPQSFSASTSELLSSEPSSNEETQISEEPEEERILDVQLRHIKRYVFCLVIFIHIIAFLLVLFT, encoded by the exons ATGACTCTAACGCAGTTGTTATTAATTG GGATTCTGGTAATCTGGCACCTGGATAATCAAGTGTGTGGTCTTTCAAAAGAGCAACAGCTGGAGAAACAGCTCATGGTGAAGTACAATTACAAAGTCCGACCTGTAAAATCTGAGGCAACTGTGACCCAAGTCAACGTGTTTCTGAGCATTGCTCATGTGGAGAAAGTG GACGAACATGAACAGACAGCTCTTGTCCACGGCCATATCTGGGCAACTTGGATTGATGAGTATATGCAATGGGatgccaaaaaagaaaatgtcacAAAACTCACCATCAGTGCTCACTCACTGTGGCAACCTGCTCTGGCGTTGTATAACAG CGCTCGTGGAAACAGCTGGCACTTATACATGGGCGCAATGCCGGCAACTGTTTATAGCACGGGAAAAGTGTGGAGCACTGGAACATTCTCCTTCTACGTCACTTGTCAATTCGACTTTACCAATTGGCCTTTTGATCAGCAG TCATGCCCGATTGTAATTGCCGATTGGGTATACAATTTGAATCAAGTCAATTTGAGCGATCCATATATTCTTAAAGAATATGGCAAACCGTCAATTCGACTGAGCTACGACCCTATTGAGAAGAGTGACAAACGACATGTTGCAG GGTGGGAAGTCATGGATGCATGGAAAAAACATTGCTATTGGGGCCCAAAAGGATGCAAGGAAGAGCAACCAGAAGGTGAAGCAGAATGGTACTGGTCACTATTGGAGTTTGGCATTATTCTCAGACGTCATCTTCCGTACTTCAGTCTCAGTATTTTGTTTCCAATG gcaGGCACATCGCTGATTCTTCTTTTATGTTTCTGGATTGAAACGCATAGTATCTGTTTTTTCACGATTATGCTCAACATCATATTGCAAAGTTATTACGGCAGTAGTTTGCTTGCGAAGATGCCACCGGGAAGTGGGCGAACTCCAAAAATTG TTCACCTCTACAACATGAATCTTCTGCTGAGCGCTGTTCAATTCGTACTTATTGTGTTCTCGGAGTTTTTGAGACTTAGGTTGCCCAAGAAATTCGAGCTTGATCTAGGTTTCGATATAATTGGAGTTCCTCAAAGGTTTGGAGTTGACAAGTTATTCACGCAGAAAGGATTATCGTTTGATCCACAGGA GCTGTTCAGCAATGTATACAGTACCCGCACATTGGAAGAAATTCTGGAGCAAGGTGGTGGCTCATCGAGCACTTCTGTTGGTATTGGTAACCCTCTTCACGAAGACATTACctctttccaaaaatcatcTGATTCGAGTGTTCTTATTGACATCCCGATGACATCTGAACCACAATCATTTTCTGCATCAACATCTGAACTACTCTCCTCGGAGCCATCGTCTAATgaagaaactcaaatttctgaGGAACCAGAAGAAGAGAGAATATTGGATGTTCAACTTCGGCACATCAAGCGTTATGTTTTCTGTTTAGTTATTTTCATTCATATTATTGCATTTCTTCTAGTTCTGTTCACCTAA